A section of the Caballeronia sp. M1242 genome encodes:
- a CDS encoding ligase-associated DNA damage response DEXH box helicase produces MNRDDQLSTEYGDEQPPEPAARPKRRAPRPRRVPRTQAAQAKLDAAAELFRPAPFVYDAIEAAKPMDERIARWFDARGWQPFPFQREVWREVERGASGLLHATTGAGKTWAIWLGALSAFAGPPKGKANRKRRQDAHATDDIADIAKTPLPAPLTVLWITPMRALAADTARALQTAVSALSVPWTVGLRTGDTSSTERARQNRRMPSALVTTPESLTLMLTRANAREELAHVRLVVIDEWHELLGNKRGTQTQLALARLAHWRADLQIWGLSATLGNLALAHDALLHPVKTPRVVVQGAQPKTLVVDTLIPETIERFPWGGHLGVRQVGPVADEIEHAQSSLVFTNTRSQSEIWYRALLDLRPDWAGLIALHHGSLDKEVRDWVELGLKNGQLKAVVCTSSLDLGVDFLPVDRVFQIGSPKGVARLMQRAGRSGHAPGRVSRVTIVPTHALELVEAAAARWAIGEHRIEGRDMPLKPLDVLVQHLVTVAIGGGFKAAEMFDEVRTAYAYRDLTQAEFDWALAFVERGGASLAAYPDYHRVVLGDDGVYRVPREDLVRRHRNNVGTIVANATINVAYMTGGRIGAMEESFISRLKPGDVFTFGGRALELVRVRDMTAYVKRATSSRGAMPQWAGSKMPLSSELAEAALVMLARANDGIYDEPEMQAVKPLLDLQAKWSALPGPGVLVVETVRSRDGHHFFCYPFAGRMAHIGLGSLIGWRVARDQPSTFSISMNDYGFELLSARPFDWETLIAEGLFSPDNLEHDILASLNASELSARRFREIARVSGLIYQGHPGQQKSARQLQASSGLFYEVFRKHDSGNLLLTQADQEVMLQELELSRLRHALVRMSESRLALTHPKKPTPFAFPLIVGRLREKVSTEKLADRVERMLAELEKAAQA; encoded by the coding sequence ATGAACCGCGACGATCAACTCTCAACCGAATATGGCGACGAGCAACCGCCCGAACCGGCGGCCCGCCCCAAACGCCGCGCCCCGCGCCCCCGCCGCGTGCCGCGCACGCAGGCCGCGCAAGCCAAGCTCGATGCCGCCGCCGAGCTCTTCCGGCCCGCGCCGTTCGTGTACGACGCGATAGAAGCCGCCAAGCCGATGGACGAACGCATCGCGCGCTGGTTCGATGCACGCGGCTGGCAGCCGTTTCCGTTTCAGCGTGAAGTGTGGCGCGAGGTCGAGCGTGGCGCGAGCGGCCTGCTGCATGCGACCACCGGCGCGGGCAAGACATGGGCGATCTGGCTCGGCGCATTGAGCGCGTTCGCCGGCCCGCCGAAGGGGAAGGCAAACCGCAAGCGCCGCCAAGATGCGCATGCCACGGACGACATCGCCGACATCGCAAAGACGCCGCTCCCCGCCCCGCTCACCGTGCTCTGGATCACGCCGATGCGCGCGCTCGCCGCCGACACCGCCCGCGCCCTGCAAACCGCGGTCAGCGCGCTCTCGGTGCCGTGGACCGTCGGGCTGCGCACGGGCGACACGTCGTCGACGGAACGCGCGCGGCAGAACCGCCGCATGCCATCGGCGCTCGTCACGACGCCCGAAAGCCTCACGCTGATGCTCACCCGCGCAAACGCCCGCGAAGAACTCGCGCACGTGCGGCTCGTCGTGATCGACGAATGGCACGAGCTGCTCGGCAACAAGCGCGGCACGCAGACGCAACTGGCGCTCGCGCGCCTCGCGCACTGGCGGGCCGATCTGCAAATCTGGGGCTTATCCGCGACGCTCGGCAATCTCGCCCTCGCGCACGACGCGCTGCTGCATCCGGTGAAGACGCCGCGCGTCGTCGTGCAGGGCGCGCAGCCGAAAACGCTCGTCGTGGATACGCTGATTCCCGAGACTATCGAACGCTTTCCGTGGGGCGGGCATCTCGGCGTACGCCAGGTCGGGCCGGTCGCCGATGAAATCGAACATGCGCAAAGCTCGCTCGTCTTTACCAACACGCGCTCGCAGTCGGAGATCTGGTATCGCGCGCTGCTCGATCTACGGCCGGACTGGGCGGGGCTCATCGCGCTGCATCACGGCTCGCTCGACAAGGAAGTCCGCGACTGGGTCGAACTCGGGCTCAAGAACGGACAACTGAAGGCGGTCGTCTGCACGTCGAGTCTCGATCTCGGCGTCGATTTTCTGCCGGTGGATCGCGTGTTCCAGATCGGCTCGCCCAAAGGCGTCGCGCGCCTGATGCAGCGCGCCGGGCGCTCCGGACACGCGCCGGGCCGCGTGTCGCGCGTGACCATCGTGCCGACGCATGCGCTCGAACTGGTCGAAGCGGCGGCGGCGCGCTGGGCGATCGGCGAGCATCGCATCGAAGGGCGCGACATGCCGCTCAAGCCGCTCGACGTGCTCGTGCAGCATCTGGTCACGGTGGCGATCGGCGGCGGGTTCAAAGCTGCCGAGATGTTCGACGAAGTACGCACCGCGTACGCGTATCGCGATCTGACCCAAGCCGAATTCGACTGGGCGCTCGCGTTCGTCGAGCGCGGCGGCGCGTCGCTGGCGGCGTATCCGGACTATCACCGCGTCGTTCTGGGCGATGACGGCGTGTATCGCGTGCCGCGCGAAGACCTCGTGCGACGGCATCGGAACAATGTCGGCACCATCGTCGCTAATGCCACGATCAACGTTGCGTATATGACGGGCGGGCGCATCGGCGCGATGGAAGAATCGTTCATCTCGCGCCTGAAGCCCGGCGACGTCTTCACCTTCGGCGGACGCGCGCTGGAGCTCGTGCGCGTGCGGGACATGACCGCTTACGTGAAGCGCGCGACGTCCTCGCGCGGCGCCATGCCGCAGTGGGCAGGCAGCAAGATGCCGCTCTCCTCCGAACTGGCGGAAGCCGCGCTCGTGATGCTCGCCCGCGCCAACGACGGCATCTACGACGAGCCCGAGATGCAGGCCGTCAAGCCGCTCCTCGACTTGCAGGCGAAGTGGTCCGCGCTGCCGGGACCGGGCGTGCTGGTCGTGGAGACGGTGCGATCGCGCGACGGGCATCACTTCTTCTGCTATCCGTTCGCGGGGCGCATGGCGCATATCGGGCTGGGATCGCTGATCGGCTGGCGGGTGGCGCGCGATCAACCGAGCACGTTTTCCATCTCGATGAACGACTACGGCTTCGAGTTGCTGTCGGCGCGTCCGTTCGACTGGGAAACGCTGATCGCGGAAGGACTCTTCTCGCCCGACAATCTGGAGCACGACATTCTCGCGAGCCTGAATGCATCGGAACTCTCGGCGCGGCGCTTTCGCGAGATCGCGCGTGTGTCGGGGCTGATCTATCAGGGCCACCCGGGACAGCAGAAAAGCGCGCGGCAATTGCAGGCGTCGAGCGGGCTCTTCTACGAAGTCTTTCGCAAGCACGACAGCGGCAATTTGCTGCTCACGCAAGCCGATCAGGAAGTGATGCTTCAGGAGCTCGAACTCAGCCGCCTGCGCCACGCGCTCGTGCGGATGAGCGAAAGCCGCCTTGCGCTCACGCATCCGAAGAAGCCGACGCCGTTCGCGTTCCCGCTGATCGTCGGGCGGCTGCGGGAAAAGGTGAGCACGGAGAAGCTCGCGGATCGCGTCGAGCGGATGCTGGCGGAGTTGGAGAAGGCGGCGCAAGCCTGA